A DNA window from Bacteroides cellulosilyticus contains the following coding sequences:
- a CDS encoding carboxypeptidase-like regulatory domain-containing protein: MNRSVFFMAFLSFLYFSTISRAQTLSGIITDAETHQPLEAVMISVLRGNMMIDYTLTDTKGQYSLPWKHSGTLQLNVSLLGYKREMRNISAAGTLNINLQAESIMLKEVQIRPGRINTRKDTVRYDLAQFASSKDVHIKDVLKKLPGVDIDENGQVKYKGKAIDHYFVEGMDVTGGRYNQINNNLSAKAVKSAEIMENYQSVKALKGKINSEEVALNLKLDPKARDQWITNGTLGTGWSDNNDKILWEGGLNALQLGKGKQSVYNYKTNNNGKDLSNEQTRLTGNNQQQVPLSGFLSQPGISAPLDKNRLLFNETHTLNGNRMYKWNDDRSLRLQAGYTHDLIQQQRGNTQIYYQPTDTIQIDETYHYRLRSDIANLELRYEDNSSRNYISNRFTVDGEINRGRSEELGQTLQTSQLSAGNYFNLIRNRESGTWEFRSAAQYAYQPASLLLEEGKSKFNQHNFYTDNSAAYLRKYNGFTQQYKAGIQGERATLKYTPAGQSYDFNASHLSLYLTPYFQLKRGKWLTTLSLPLKAEWYFSQQRSFLFFNPSMYLRYKLDYHWTFSLYGSLKRSAGDFSDLYPGLYQTDYRTWRDGNGLFPTSTTQTYNLYGEYKNTVQEFFITAALTYSRSNRNTLFEQSVSEDAIVYTRRELPNHNDSWNLSSTLSKGIYDWHLKTSLTLLLSRSNGEQLTRLADSEGNQQSLLQTYRYDYLKAEPKIIWSPADVFEAEYHATLGYGGSKIGSDPRLTPLLDFVQRLHLTFSIGQVDLRLSGEHYRNDLGGNTHLNTVFADASLIYKRKKWRLEATLNNLFNKKEYAYTTYSATQSYTSRLNIRPREAMVTVNYQF, from the coding sequence ATGAACAGATCAGTTTTCTTTATGGCTTTCCTCTCTTTTCTTTATTTCTCAACAATTAGTCGTGCTCAAACTCTGAGCGGAATAATAACAGATGCAGAAACCCATCAACCGCTGGAAGCTGTAATGATTAGTGTGTTACGCGGAAACATGATGATAGATTACACGCTGACCGACACCAAAGGGCAATATTCTCTGCCCTGGAAGCATAGCGGGACATTGCAGCTTAATGTTTCCCTGTTAGGCTATAAGAGAGAGATGCGCAATATCAGTGCAGCAGGAACCCTGAATATCAACCTACAGGCAGAATCGATTATGCTAAAAGAAGTACAAATACGTCCCGGACGTATCAATACCCGAAAGGATACGGTAAGATATGACCTGGCACAGTTTGCCTCATCCAAAGATGTACACATAAAGGATGTATTAAAGAAACTTCCGGGTGTGGATATAGATGAAAACGGACAGGTAAAGTATAAAGGGAAGGCCATCGACCATTATTTTGTGGAAGGAATGGATGTGACAGGCGGACGTTATAACCAAATCAACAACAATCTGAGTGCCAAAGCCGTAAAGAGTGCGGAAATCATGGAGAACTATCAGTCGGTAAAGGCCTTGAAAGGAAAAATTAATTCCGAAGAAGTGGCATTGAACCTGAAACTGGACCCGAAAGCACGTGACCAATGGATAACAAACGGTACCCTGGGAACCGGATGGAGTGACAACAACGACAAAATCCTGTGGGAAGGCGGACTGAATGCCCTTCAACTGGGTAAAGGAAAACAGAGTGTCTATAATTACAAGACAAATAACAATGGCAAGGATCTCAGCAACGAGCAAACAAGACTGACCGGAAATAACCAGCAACAAGTTCCGCTTTCCGGTTTTCTCTCCCAGCCGGGCATCAGCGCACCATTAGACAAGAATCGCTTGCTATTCAATGAAACCCACACCCTGAACGGTAACCGCATGTACAAATGGAATGATGACCGCAGCTTGCGCCTGCAAGCCGGATATACTCATGATCTAATCCAACAGCAACGGGGAAATACCCAAATCTATTATCAACCGACAGATACCATACAAATAGACGAAACCTACCATTATCGTCTAAGAAGTGACATCGCTAATCTGGAACTGCGTTATGAAGATAACAGCAGCCGGAATTATATATCCAACCGCTTCACCGTAGACGGAGAAATAAATCGCGGACGTTCGGAGGAACTGGGACAAACTCTGCAAACTTCACAACTAAGTGCCGGAAACTACTTCAATCTTATCCGGAACCGGGAAAGCGGAACCTGGGAATTCCGTTCGGCAGCGCAGTATGCTTACCAGCCTGCATCCTTATTACTCGAAGAAGGAAAAAGTAAATTCAACCAGCATAACTTCTACACAGATAACAGTGCCGCATATCTACGAAAGTATAATGGATTTACCCAACAATATAAAGCAGGAATACAAGGGGAACGGGCTACCCTGAAATATACCCCGGCAGGACAGTCCTATGATTTCAATGCTTCGCATCTATCATTATATCTTACCCCCTACTTCCAGCTGAAACGGGGAAAATGGCTGACTACGCTTTCCCTTCCTCTGAAAGCAGAATGGTATTTCTCACAACAGCGTTCGTTCCTGTTCTTCAATCCGTCCATGTATTTGCGTTATAAACTGGATTATCATTGGACGTTCTCCCTTTATGGCAGTCTGAAACGTTCAGCAGGAGATTTCTCCGACTTGTATCCGGGACTCTACCAAACCGATTACCGCACCTGGCGAGACGGCAACGGACTTTTCCCTACCAGCACCACGCAAACCTACAATCTCTACGGAGAGTACAAAAACACTGTACAGGAATTTTTCATCACCGCCGCACTAACCTACAGCCGCAGCAATCGGAATACCCTTTTCGAACAGAGTGTTTCCGAAGATGCCATTGTCTACACCCGTCGTGAATTACCGAACCATAACGATAGCTGGAATCTCAGCAGCACCCTGTCCAAAGGTATATATGACTGGCATTTGAAAACCTCACTCACCCTACTACTCAGTCGCAGCAATGGCGAGCAGCTTACCCGCTTGGCTGACAGCGAGGGCAATCAACAAAGTCTTCTGCAAACCTATCGTTATGATTATCTGAAAGCAGAGCCTAAAATAATCTGGTCGCCCGCAGATGTTTTTGAAGCGGAATATCATGCCACATTAGGCTACGGTGGCAGCAAGATAGGAAGTGACCCCCGTCTCACCCCGTTACTGGACTTCGTACAACGATTACATCTCACATTCAGTATCGGGCAAGTAGACCTGCGGCTCTCCGGCGAGCATTACCGGAATGACCTGGGAGGAAACACACATCTCAACACAGTATTCGCAGATGCATCCCTTATCTATAAAAGAAAAAAATGGAGATTGGAAGCAACCCTTAACAATCTCTTCAACAAAAAAGAGTATGCTTACACAACGTATTCCGCCACGCAAAGTTACACTTCACGGCTAAATATACGTCCAAGGGAAGCAATGGTGACAGTCAATTATCAGTTCTGA
- a CDS encoding phosphatase PAP2 family protein, protein MMLLELLNEVVDIDTDIFLSINRMHSPFFDYFMSTYSGKWIWIPMYAAIWYVMLRNFHWKVTLFCMVGLALVITIADQTGATLIRPYVERLRPSNLENPISDMVHIVNGRRGGRYGFPSCHAANTFGLAFFVWFLFRKRWLTVFMMGWALLTCYSRIYLGVHYPGDLIVGTLIGLLAAYIVYRLFLKVSGHKTMEKVPHIYAPILVGGLTIVGILIYSTVMIL, encoded by the coding sequence ATGATGCTATTAGAACTTTTGAATGAGGTTGTTGACATTGATACTGACATATTCCTCTCCATCAATCGGATGCACAGTCCGTTCTTTGATTATTTCATGAGTACCTACAGTGGTAAATGGATTTGGATACCCATGTATGCCGCCATTTGGTACGTGATGCTACGCAATTTCCATTGGAAAGTGACTTTGTTCTGCATGGTCGGTCTGGCACTCGTAATTACCATTGCCGACCAGACGGGGGCAACATTGATACGTCCGTATGTGGAACGTCTCCGCCCTTCCAATCTGGAAAATCCTATATCCGATATGGTGCATATTGTAAATGGACGTCGAGGAGGGCGTTATGGTTTCCCGTCTTGCCATGCTGCCAATACTTTTGGCCTGGCATTCTTTGTCTGGTTTCTTTTCCGTAAACGATGGCTCACCGTATTTATGATGGGGTGGGCGTTGCTGACCTGCTATTCACGTATCTACCTGGGAGTACATTATCCGGGCGATCTCATAGTGGGAACACTGATCGGATTATTGGCCGCATATATTGTATACCGCCTTTTCCTGAAAGTCAGCGGACATAAGACTATGGAGAAAGTTCCCCACATTTATGCTCCGATACTGGTGGGCGGATTGACGATAGTGGGGATACTGATATATTCCACAGTGATGATCTTATAG
- a CDS encoding LTA synthase family protein, producing MKERLIGLIKTYILFVCIFILQKPLFILYYSSLYAGTSWTDPFKVIWNGLPLDLSLAGYLTAIPGLLFIASAWTLSKALRRIWNGYYFFIAILLAVIFIVDIGLYEYWGFRLDATPLFYFFSSPKDALASISIWQVLGGIVAMILYASLLYALFLWIQKGIWKRMKLPYRRLSVSGVMLLLTGLLFIPIRGGFTVSTMNTGKVYFSSNQRLNHAAINPAFSLMESLSKQKDFGKQYRFMEAAQADELIKNLVDPSVLDSTAVVPDTLRTTLFKTERPNVIFVILESFSSRLMTTLGGEPDIAVQMDSLAKEGVLFTNFYANSFRTDRGLVAILSGYPAQPTTSIMKYPRKTQNLPAIAGSLRDAGYRTKYYYGGDADFTNMRSYLMSSGFENIISDQDFPVSERLSKWGAHDHLVFNRLLEDMKAEAADTTSAENARPFFQVLQTSSSHEPFEVPYRRLANDRLNAFAYTDSCVGDFVKRFRELPQWKNTVLVLVPDHLGAYPEHLNNLSVDRYQIPLLLIGGAVSEPRRIDIYGSQHDIAATLLAQLSLPHQDFVFSKDMLNPASPHFAFFAVPDAFGMVTPDNQLIFNCEANAVAVDEGSTKGKNLLPGKAYLQKLYDDIAKR from the coding sequence ATGAAAGAAAGGCTTATTGGATTGATAAAGACGTACATTCTCTTCGTCTGTATCTTTATACTACAGAAACCGTTATTTATACTCTACTACAGTTCTTTGTATGCAGGAACTTCCTGGACAGACCCTTTCAAGGTTATCTGGAATGGTTTACCCCTCGACCTCTCGCTTGCCGGATATTTAACGGCTATTCCCGGACTACTCTTCATAGCGTCCGCCTGGACACTTTCCAAGGCACTCCGCCGCATCTGGAACGGCTATTACTTCTTCATCGCTATTTTGCTCGCTGTCATTTTCATTGTTGATATAGGTTTATATGAGTATTGGGGCTTCCGTCTGGATGCTACACCGCTTTTTTATTTCTTTTCTTCTCCCAAAGATGCGCTGGCAAGTATCAGTATATGGCAGGTGCTGGGAGGAATAGTAGCCATGATCCTGTATGCATCATTGCTTTACGCTCTTTTTCTTTGGATACAGAAAGGTATCTGGAAAAGGATGAAACTGCCTTATCGCCGATTGTCGGTGTCAGGTGTAATGCTGTTACTGACCGGTTTGCTCTTTATTCCTATCCGTGGCGGTTTTACCGTTTCTACAATGAACACCGGCAAAGTTTATTTCAGTTCCAACCAACGCTTGAACCATGCAGCTATCAATCCGGCATTCAGCCTGATGGAATCTCTATCCAAGCAAAAGGATTTCGGCAAGCAATATCGTTTTATGGAAGCGGCACAGGCGGATGAGTTGATAAAGAATCTGGTAGATCCGTCAGTGCTGGACAGTACTGCAGTGGTTCCCGATACTTTACGTACGACTTTATTCAAGACAGAACGCCCCAATGTTATCTTTGTTATATTGGAGAGCTTCTCATCCAGATTGATGACAACTTTGGGCGGTGAACCGGATATTGCTGTACAGATGGACAGTCTGGCAAAGGAGGGAGTACTCTTTACAAACTTTTATGCCAACAGTTTCCGCACAGACCGTGGACTGGTGGCTATTCTGAGTGGCTATCCCGCACAGCCTACCACGAGTATCATGAAGTATCCCCGTAAGACACAGAATCTTCCTGCCATTGCAGGTAGCCTGCGTGATGCCGGATACCGTACTAAATATTATTATGGAGGTGATGCCGACTTTACGAATATGCGTTCCTATCTGATGTCTTCCGGTTTCGAGAATATTATTTCCGATCAGGACTTTCCCGTATCAGAGCGCTTGAGTAAATGGGGAGCGCATGACCATCTTGTTTTCAACCGTCTGCTGGAAGATATGAAAGCTGAGGCGGCAGACACAACTTCGGCGGAAAATGCCCGTCCCTTTTTCCAGGTATTGCAAACCTCCAGCAGTCATGAACCCTTTGAAGTTCCGTATCGCCGTCTGGCGAATGATCGTTTAAACGCTTTTGCTTATACTGATAGTTGTGTAGGCGACTTTGTGAAGCGTTTCCGCGAATTGCCCCAATGGAAGAATACAGTGCTGGTATTGGTTCCCGACCACTTGGGCGCGTATCCCGAACATTTGAATAATCTATCGGTAGATCGTTACCAAATCCCCCTGTTATTGATAGGAGGTGCGGTTAGCGAACCAAGACGCATTGATATATATGGTTCCCAACATGATATTGCGGCTACTTTATTGGCACAATTATCATTGCCACATCAGGATTTTGTGTTCAGTAAAGATATGCTGAATCCGGCTTCTCCACATTTTGCATTCTTTGCCGTTCCGGATGCCTTTGGTATGGTGACACCGGACAATCAGTTGATATTTAACTGCGAAGCTAATGCCGTGGCAGTAGATGAAGGCAGTACGAAAGGCAAGAACTTGCTACCGGGCAAGGCCTATTTGCAGAAATTGTATGATGACATTGCTAAAAGATAA
- the fsa gene encoding fructose-6-phosphate aldolase, with product MKFFIDTANLDQIREAYDMGVLDGVTTNPSLMAKEGIKGVDNQRKHYVEICNIVQGDVSAEVIATDYEGMIKEGEELAALNPHIVVKVPCIADGIKAVKYFTSKGIRTNCTLVFSVGQALLAAKAGATYVSPFVGRLDDICEDGIALVGKIVEMYRYYGYTTQVLAASIRHTAHIMQCIEVGADVATCPLSAIKGLLNHPLTDSGLKKFLEDYKRVNG from the coding sequence ATGAAGTTTTTTATTGACACTGCAAATTTAGATCAAATCCGGGAAGCCTATGATATGGGCGTTCTTGATGGAGTGACAACCAATCCTTCGCTCATGGCGAAAGAGGGTATCAAAGGAGTAGATAACCAGCGGAAACATTATGTAGAAATCTGCAACATCGTGCAAGGCGATGTCAGTGCCGAAGTAATTGCTACGGATTATGAAGGTATGATTAAGGAAGGTGAAGAACTTGCTGCACTCAACCCTCACATCGTAGTAAAAGTTCCCTGTATTGCCGACGGTATCAAGGCTGTCAAATATTTCACTTCCAAAGGTATCCGTACCAATTGCACATTAGTATTTTCCGTAGGACAAGCATTGCTGGCCGCCAAGGCAGGAGCTACTTATGTTTCTCCGTTTGTCGGGCGTCTGGATGACATCTGTGAAGACGGTATTGCACTGGTAGGCAAGATTGTAGAAATGTATCGATATTACGGTTATACTACACAGGTACTTGCAGCTTCCATTCGTCATACAGCGCACATCATGCAATGTATTGAAGTGGGGGCTGATGTAGCAACCTGTCCGTTGTCTGCCATCAAAGGTCTACTCAATCATCCGTTGACGGATTCCGGGTTGAAAAAGTTCCTTGAAGACTATAAACGTGTAAACGGATAA
- a CDS encoding inorganic phosphate transporter → MELLVIIIVLALIFDYINGFHDAANSIATIVSTKVLTPFQAVIWAAFFNFVAFFIAKYLIGGFGIANTVSKTVMEQFITLPIILSGVIAAIAWNLFTWWRGIPSSSSHTLIGGFAGAAIMAHGFDAIQLNIILKIAAFIFLAPLIGMIVAFGFTLLVLYACRRAHPHTAEVWFKKLQLVSSAMFSIGHSLNDSQKVMGIIAAAMIAAHSEGLGMGINSIEDLPDWVAFSCFTAISLGTMSGGWKIVKTMGTRITKVTPLEGVVAETAGAFTLYLTEFLKIPVSTTHTITGAIIGVGATKRLSAVRWGVTRSLMIAWVLTIPVSGLLAAGVYWIIGLFCSL, encoded by the coding sequence ATGGAATTATTAGTAATAATTATTGTACTGGCTCTGATATTCGACTATATCAATGGCTTCCACGATGCGGCAAATTCAATAGCCACTATTGTATCGACCAAAGTTCTTACTCCCTTTCAGGCAGTAATATGGGCGGCTTTCTTTAACTTCGTTGCATTTTTTATTGCCAAATATTTAATCGGCGGTTTCGGTATAGCCAATACTGTGTCCAAGACTGTGATGGAACAGTTTATAACACTGCCTATTATATTATCCGGAGTGATTGCTGCCATAGCATGGAATCTGTTTACCTGGTGGAGAGGTATTCCCTCATCTTCTTCCCATACCCTTATTGGCGGATTTGCAGGAGCCGCCATTATGGCTCATGGTTTCGATGCTATTCAACTCAATATCATTCTGAAGATTGCGGCTTTCATATTTCTTGCTCCTTTGATAGGAATGATTGTTGCCTTCGGATTTACATTGTTGGTTCTTTATGCTTGTCGGCGTGCGCATCCCCATACGGCTGAAGTCTGGTTTAAGAAATTGCAACTTGTCTCTTCGGCTATGTTCAGTATAGGGCATAGTTTGAATGACTCGCAAAAGGTAATGGGTATTATAGCGGCGGCCATGATAGCAGCCCATTCGGAAGGCTTGGGAATGGGAATAAACAGTATTGAGGATTTGCCGGATTGGGTGGCATTTTCGTGTTTTACAGCCATTTCTCTTGGTACAATGTCCGGTGGGTGGAAGATTGTGAAAACGATGGGTACCAGGATTACTAAAGTAACACCTTTGGAAGGTGTTGTCGCGGAAACAGCCGGTGCTTTTACTTTATATCTTACGGAGTTCTTGAAAATTCCGGTGAGTACTACACATACAATTACCGGAGCTATTATTGGAGTCGGTGCTACCAAAAGACTCTCCGCTGTACGTTGGGGAGTGACAAGAAGTCTGATGATTGCTTGGGTGCTGACGATCCCGGTGAGTGGGCTTTTGGCAGCCGGAGTTTATTGGATTATTGGCTTGTTCTGTTCTTTATAA
- a CDS encoding DUF47 domain-containing protein, which translates to MKNSFFSRFTPKEPKFFPLLKQLSEILSASSTLLVESLQHDKPEERADYYKRIKDLEREGDKLTHLILDELGTTFITPFDREDIHALASTMDDVIDGINSCAKRINIYNPHPISDSGKELSRLIQQEAVYIGKAMDELETFRQKPAALRGYCNKLHDIENQADDVYEHFITKLFEEEKDCIELIKIKEIMHELEKTTDVAEQVGKILKNLIIKYA; encoded by the coding sequence ATGAAAAATTCTTTTTTTAGCAGGTTTACTCCCAAAGAACCTAAGTTCTTTCCTCTGTTGAAACAATTGTCTGAGATTTTGTCTGCATCATCCACTCTTTTGGTAGAAAGTTTACAACATGATAAACCGGAAGAGAGAGCAGATTATTATAAAAGAATAAAAGACCTGGAACGTGAGGGGGATAAATTAACTCATTTAATCCTTGATGAGCTTGGAACTACTTTCATTACTCCTTTTGATCGTGAAGATATTCATGCGTTGGCTTCAACCATGGATGACGTTATAGACGGGATAAACAGTTGTGCCAAACGTATTAATATCTATAATCCCCACCCGATTTCCGATAGCGGAAAAGAGTTGAGTCGCCTGATTCAACAGGAGGCTGTATATATTGGCAAGGCGATGGATGAACTTGAAACTTTCCGTCAGAAACCGGCCGCATTGCGTGGATACTGCAATAAGTTACATGATATAGAAAATCAGGCAGATGATGTATATGAACACTTTATCACGAAGCTTTTTGAAGAAGAAAAGGATTGCATTGAACTTATCAAGATTAAAGAGATCATGCATGAATTGGAAAAAACAACCGATGTGGCAGAGCAGGTAGGTAAGATACTAAAGAATCTGATTATAAAATATGCATAG
- a CDS encoding DedA family protein, whose amino-acid sequence MEFILDFILHIDQYMINIVQEYHAWTYIILFIIIFCETGLVVTPFLPGDSLLFVAGAIASLPGTPLEVNILVLILFFAAVLGDSCNYMIGHLFGRKLFNNPKSRIFKQSHLDKTHEFYKKYGGKTIIIARFVPIVRTFAPFVAGMGKMHYYYFMVYNLIGGAAWVALFCYAGYFFGDLPIVQENLKLLIVAIIVISILPAIIEVIRAKKEIKKTEII is encoded by the coding sequence ATGGAATTTATATTAGATTTTATTCTTCACATTGATCAATATATGATAAACATTGTGCAGGAATATCATGCCTGGACTTACATAATATTGTTCATAATCATTTTTTGTGAAACGGGATTGGTTGTTACTCCTTTTCTTCCGGGAGATTCATTACTCTTTGTGGCGGGAGCTATTGCCTCGTTACCCGGGACGCCTCTTGAGGTAAATATTCTTGTTTTGATCTTGTTTTTCGCCGCAGTTTTGGGAGATTCTTGTAATTATATGATAGGGCATCTCTTCGGACGCAAATTGTTCAATAATCCCAAATCCAGAATATTCAAACAAAGTCATTTGGATAAAACACATGAATTTTATAAAAAGTATGGAGGCAAGACCATAATTATAGCCAGGTTTGTCCCTATTGTGCGCACTTTTGCTCCGTTTGTAGCAGGAATGGGTAAAATGCATTACTATTATTTCATGGTATACAATCTGATAGGAGGTGCAGCTTGGGTGGCACTTTTCTGCTATGCCGGATATTTCTTCGGAGACCTCCCGATTGTACAGGAAAATCTTAAATTGTTGATTGTGGCAATTATAGTTATATCCATATTACCTGCCATTATAGAGGTGATACGGGCAAAAAAAGAAATCAAAAAAACAGAAATAATTTGA
- a CDS encoding 6-bladed beta-propeller, with protein sequence MKSKQWKSAGLICLMFIGGLSSCTNGGQGSKGDALDAQPIVGSVEILNGDSVWVCNLSALKDTLVLPLSYFADELQIVKLDNRDEALVPVRNVIVSDNYILVWGKDQTPFKLFDKSGKFLGNVGAFGQGPGEYQLIYDAQIDEAGGRIYLLPWNARSLLAYDLKGQAVQNIPLPSLVPKGVFKANTKDSLLSVFLLPFDYLPYVAWTQKFSGEIQDTIRSRHLALKPDFSNEVHSNKNGADFDVSLSPFWERRSDSLYHYANGRLNPRFTMSFAKKEVPIHDYRELPHHFLGSIFVEKQVDENNFTTEVPADFVIDKQSLKGAFYKVENDYLGNLPISWFSDCCSNGYYTANMEPVTLKETLEKYLVDAKDISAADRERVQKLADSIHENDNNYILYAKLK encoded by the coding sequence ATGAAAAGCAAACAATGGAAAAGTGCAGGACTGATATGCCTGATGTTTATTGGAGGGTTGAGTTCTTGTACAAATGGTGGACAAGGATCAAAAGGTGATGCATTAGACGCACAACCGATAGTTGGTTCGGTGGAGATTTTAAACGGAGATTCTGTATGGGTTTGCAACCTATCGGCACTGAAAGATACATTAGTACTTCCATTGAGTTATTTTGCAGATGAATTGCAGATTGTGAAGTTGGATAACCGGGATGAAGCATTGGTGCCTGTGCGGAATGTGATTGTTTCTGACAATTATATATTGGTATGGGGCAAAGACCAAACTCCTTTTAAGCTTTTCGATAAATCAGGGAAGTTTCTTGGCAATGTGGGGGCGTTTGGACAAGGTCCCGGTGAGTATCAGTTGATTTATGATGCTCAGATAGACGAGGCTGGTGGGCGTATATATTTGCTTCCATGGAATGCAAGATCTCTGCTGGCCTATGATTTGAAAGGACAGGCTGTACAGAACATTCCATTACCTAGTTTGGTGCCGAAAGGTGTCTTCAAGGCAAATACAAAGGATTCTCTTTTGTCTGTATTCCTTCTGCCTTTTGATTATTTGCCGTATGTGGCATGGACTCAGAAGTTCAGTGGAGAAATACAAGATACGATACGTTCACGCCATCTGGCCTTAAAACCTGATTTCAGCAATGAGGTACACAGTAATAAGAATGGTGCTGATTTTGATGTATCTCTTTCCCCATTCTGGGAACGCCGTTCGGATAGCCTTTATCATTATGCCAACGGGCGTTTGAATCCTCGTTTCACTATGAGTTTTGCTAAGAAAGAGGTTCCTATCCATGATTATAGGGAACTTCCACATCATTTCTTGGGAAGTATATTTGTAGAAAAACAAGTGGATGAAAATAATTTTACGACTGAGGTCCCTGCCGATTTTGTCATAGATAAACAGTCTTTGAAAGGGGCTTTCTATAAAGTGGAGAATGACTATCTGGGAAATTTACCTATTTCTTGGTTTTCAGACTGTTGCTCAAACGGATATTATACGGCCAACATGGAACCTGTAACTCTGAAAGAAACATTGGAAAAATATCTGGTAGATGCTAAAGACATTTCTGCTGCCGACCGGGAACGTGTACAAAAGCTGGCAGATAGCATTCATGAGAATGACAATAACTATATTCTGTACGCTAAGTTGAAATAA
- a CDS encoding ATP-binding cassette domain-containing protein — MQPYTICLTGGVARNPLVRLAAPASASFPADEHIAIVGPNGSGKSLLVDMLIGKYPLKEGTITYDFSPSTSKTVYENIKYIAFRDTYGSADANYYYQQRWNTHDHDDVPLVRDMLGEVRDEKLKQELFELFRIEPMLDKPMILLSSGELRKFQLVKALLTAPRVLIMDNPFIGLDAQTRELLNTLLAGLAKRSAVQLILILSMMDDIPSYINKVLPIANRTVGQMMQRDQYLTIFRNADILVPEDLQQRVIDLPYDNTNYVSDEVVRLNKVSIRYGDRTILKELDWTVMRGQKWALSGENGAGKSTLLSLVCADNPQSYACDISLFGRKRGTGESIWEIKKHIGYVSPEMHRAYLKNLPAIEIVASGLHDSIGLYKRPKAEQMSVCEWWMDIFGIAALKDKPFLQLSSGEQRLALLARAFVKDPELLILDEPLHGLDTYNRRRVKKIIEAFCRRQDKTMIMVTHYERELPATITDRIALKRNR, encoded by the coding sequence ATGCAACCATATACTATATGTTTGACGGGTGGTGTGGCCCGTAATCCACTTGTGCGATTAGCTGCACCTGCTTCCGCATCTTTTCCGGCAGATGAACACATTGCCATTGTCGGACCTAACGGTTCTGGAAAAAGCCTTTTGGTAGATATGCTTATCGGAAAATACCCTTTGAAGGAAGGAACAATAACCTATGACTTTTCTCCTTCAACGTCAAAAACAGTCTATGAGAATATCAAATATATTGCTTTTCGCGATACGTATGGTTCGGCGGATGCCAACTATTATTATCAGCAGCGCTGGAATACTCATGATCATGATGATGTTCCGTTAGTTAGGGATATGTTGGGAGAAGTCAGGGATGAAAAACTGAAACAAGAACTTTTTGAATTATTCCGTATTGAACCTATGCTGGATAAGCCGATGATTCTTCTTTCCAGTGGTGAATTGCGTAAATTTCAGTTAGTGAAAGCACTGCTTACAGCTCCCCGTGTTCTTATCATGGATAATCCTTTCATTGGACTGGATGCCCAGACCCGTGAATTGCTGAATACTTTGTTGGCAGGACTAGCCAAACGCTCTGCCGTACAACTTATCCTGATACTTTCTATGATGGATGATATTCCCTCATATATTAATAAAGTACTGCCGATAGCTAATCGTACGGTAGGGCAAATGATGCAACGTGATCAATATCTTACCATATTCCGGAATGCAGATATACTTGTACCCGAAGATTTACAGCAGCGTGTTATTGACCTTCCTTATGATAATACCAATTATGTATCCGATGAAGTGGTCCGATTGAATAAAGTCAGTATTCGTTATGGTGACCGTACTATTTTGAAAGAACTGGACTGGACAGTGATGCGAGGACAGAAGTGGGCGTTGAGTGGTGAGAATGGAGCGGGAAAGTCTACTTTACTTAGTCTTGTGTGTGCCGATAATCCTCAATCATACGCTTGCGATATCAGTCTGTTCGGGAGAAAGAGAGGGACGGGGGAGAGCATTTGGGAAATAAAGAAACATATTGGTTATGTCAGCCCTGAAATGCACCGTGCTTATTTGAAGAATCTACCGGCGATTGAAATAGTTGCCTCCGGCCTGCACGACAGTATCGGACTATACAAGCGTCCGAAAGCGGAACAGATGTCTGTTTGTGAATGGTGGATGGATATTTTCGGTATTGCTGCCTTAAAAGACAAACCTTTCTTGCAATTATCCAGCGGTGAGCAACGTCTGGCACTTCTGGCACGTGCTTTTGTAAAAGATCCGGAATTATTGATATTGGATGAGCCTTTGCATGGTCTGGATACATACAATCGTCGGCGGGTAAAGAAGATAATCGAAGCATTTTGCCGCCGGCAGGATAAAACCATGATTATGGTTACCCACTATGAAAGGGAGTTGCCCGCTACTATTACAGATCGCATAGCTTTAAAGCGTAATCGGTAA